A single Metarhizium brunneum chromosome 5, complete sequence DNA region contains:
- the tropE_2 gene encoding Short-chain dehydrogenase/reductase tropE, with protein sequence MSTVLVTGGGRGIGLELVRQLVQLPESRISLVLVTTRGPSQPLDELISSSAGRIAQVQCEITDDNSVKQAAAVIETKLAGKGLDILINNVGIMSYTEGRVGALDGQQLLTAFNVNVLSTHRITAALIPLLQKGTGKKIAMISTPLGSIDYANRYTWLPVPSYKITKAAMNMLSVQYAIDYEKEGFTVVAVSPGWLRTDMGSQDADLDVATGVRALKDLILSATVDANGKFYNIHVPGWENAEGPNQYDGAVIPW encoded by the exons ATGTCGACCGTTCTGGTTaccggcggcggccgcggcatcGGGCTTGAACTCGTACGGCAGCTAGTGCAGCTACCAGAGTCACGAATttccctcgtcctcgtcacaACTCGAGGTCCCTCCCAGCCCTTGGACGAGCTCATCTCTAGCTCGGCCGGCCGCATTGCGCAAGTCCAGTGTGAGATTACCGACGACAACTCAGTGAAGCAAGCAGCAGCTGTCATTGAGACTAAACTTGCCGGCAAAGGGCTCGACATCCTGATCAACAATGTCGGA ATAATGTCATACACGGAGGGTAGAGTTGGTGCCTTGGATGGACAACAGTTGCTGACTGCTTTCAACGTCAACGTCTTAAGCACGCACCGCATCACCGCAGCATTGATTCCGCTGCTGCAGAAGGGTACCGGAAAGAAAATAGCCATGAT CTCAACTCCTCTTGGTTCTATCGACTATGCCAACAGGTACACGTGGCTCCCAGTGCCATCATACAAAATTACAAAAGCTGCGATGAATATGTTGTCCGTCCAGTACGCCATCGACTACGAAAAGGAAGGATTCACCGTTGTGGCTGTTTCTCCAGGA TGGCTTCGAACCGACATGGGCTCTCAAGACGCAGACTTGGATGTTGCAACTGGTGTTAGGGCCTTGAAGGAtttgatcttgtcggcaaccgtcgacgccaacggTAAATTCTACAATATCCACGTCCCAGGCTGGGAGAATGCAGAAGGCCCCAACCAGTACGACGGCGCAGTGATCCCCTGGTAG
- the betA_3 gene encoding Oxygen-dependent choline dehydrogenase, which produces MMKLATLGAFLAALGAGAPVQTEEYEYVVVGSGPGGGTVAANLARAGHSVFLIEAGQDQGENLIAQVPAWFNMAGETPGISWQFFVNHFQNETQARRDNKYTYRLDNGSYYVGLDPPAGAEPLGIYYPRGATVGGSSQVNAMYFVVPPDSDWTHIANLTNDDSWLPEKMREYFVEVERNGYLPPDQLGHGYDGFVSSAQINDTFTTSRPGVTKLVKEAIRELEGVDVQSEQQLVDLLRRDINRIEPDRYEKSQVFDIALHIDSRRRRNGARNYIADTLSALNEDGSAKYPLTLSPHSLATRVLFEDAKCGRKPRASGVEYLVGEALYSADDRYNASNSGELKRVAASREVIVAGGAFNTPQILKLSGVGPRAELEKLGIPVVVDLPAVGNYMQDNYETGVSVRANTPWENNPSENCKMNPSLPPSDDPCLELWQSQGLGPYGEGGAPLSALFKSSVSETPDCDIALFGGPNADFHGFFPGFSRVRSPDNAFFWSLVKLQTGNEAGTVTLRSTDPRDTPLINFNWFEQKAERDLQALEEAADMVKRVFNATGAPYAPFEIIEPSPEIETKQSIKDNAYSHHVTSTCRMGPKDDPDYCVDPDFNVNGVEGLRVVDASVFPRTPGAFPVVPVFMISQKASHVILDGLSEKH; this is translated from the exons ATGATGAAGCTAGCTACTCTTGgtgccttcttggccgcccTAGGCGCAGGAGCGCCAGTTCAAACTGAAGAGTACGAATATGTTGTGGTTGGCTCAGGCCCCGGAGGTGGCACAGTAGC GGCCAATCTTGCCCGCGCAGGTCACTCCGTGTTCCTAATTGAGGCTGGGCAGGATCAAGGCGAGAACCTGATCGCACAAGTCCCAGCTTG GTTTAACATGGCTGGTGAAACACCTGGAATCTCCTGGCAGTTCTTTGTCAACCACTTTCAAAATGAAACTCAGGCAAGGCGGGACAATAAGTACACATACAGGCTTGACAATGGATCGTATTATGTTGGACTGGATCCTCCTGCTGGTGCAGAGCC GCTGGGTATATACTACCCTCGTGGGGCAACAGTTGGAGGTTCATCCCAAGTCAACGCCATGTACTTTGTTGTACCTCCTGACAGCGACTGGACACACATAGCCAACCTTACCAATGACGACTCTTGGTTACCGGAAAAAATGAGAGAATACtttgttgaagttgaaagAAACGGTTATCTCCCCCCTGACCAGTTGGGCCACGGTTACGACGGTTTCGTTTCG TCGGCACAAATAAATGATACCTTTACCACCTCTCGTCCGGGGGTAACGAAGCTTGTCAAGGAGGCGATTCGAGAGCTCGAGGGCGTCGATGTCCAGAGTGAGCAACAACTAGTTGACCTCCTAAGGCGGGATATAAATCGCATCGAGCCCGACCGCTACGAGAAATCTCAAGTCTTTGACATTGCTCTGCATATCGACTCTCGAAGACGCCGAAACGGGGCCCGAAACTATATCGCGGATACACTAAGCGCCTTGAATGAGGACGGCTCCGCGAAATACCCTCTAACACTAAGCCCACACAGCCTGGCGACCCGCGTTTTATTTGAAGATGCCAAGTGTGGCCGCAAACCCCGGGCTAGTGGTGTCGAGTATCTAGTCGGCGAGGCCCTTTACTCGGCCGACGACCGATACAACGCGAGCAACTCTGGCGAGCTCAAGAGGGTCGCAGCTTCTAGAGAGGTGATTGTTGCTGGAGGAGCATTCAACACGCCGCAGATACTCAAATTAAGCGGTGTCGGACCCCGAGCTGAATTGGAAAAGTTGGGAATACCAGTTGTCGTGGATTTGCCTGCCGTG GGAAATTACATGCAGGATAATTACGAAACCGGCGTCAGTGTCCGTGCCAACACGCCGTGGGAGAATAACCCTTCTGAAAATTGCAAAATGAACCCAAGTCTTCCGCCGTCCGACGATCCATGCCTCGAACTTTGGCAATCGCAAGGCCTGGGACCTtatggcgagggcggcgcgcCACTGTCGGCCTTGTTTAAATCGAGCGTGAGCGAGACCCCAGACTGCGATATCGCTCTTTTTGGCGGCCCCAATGCCGACTTTCATGGATTCTTCCCCGGATTCAGCCGGGTGCGGTCACCGGACAACGCCTTCTTCTGGTCTCTGGTCAAGTTGCAGACTGGCAACGAGGCCGGCACTGTGACTCTGCGCTCGACGGACCCTAGAGACACGCCGCTGATCAACTTTAACTGGTTTGAGCAAAAGGCGGAACGCGACCTGCAGGCTCTCGAGGAGGCGGCCGACATGGTCAAGCGTGTTTTCAATGCCACCGGCGCGCCGTATGCCCCCTTTGAGATTATTGAACCCAGTCCAGAGATTGAGACGAAGCAATCGATTAAAGACAATGCGTATAGCCACCACGTCACATCGACTTGCCGCATGGGCCCCAAAGACGACCCGGATTATTGCGTCGACCCTGATttcaatgtcaatggtgtCGAGGGTCTTCGTGTGGTGGATGCCTCCGTCTTTCCACGTACACCGGGTGCGTTCCCTGTTGTCCCTGTGTTTATGATTAGTCAAAAGGCTTCCCATGTTATCCTGGATGGCCTTTCGGAGAAACATTGA
- the prtP_1 gene encoding PIII-type proteinase has product MTDATVGEALVRALSAGMTVRVRQVGPHRITTGSIAKLSSYGPTYTLDIKPSVLAPGDDVRSTLYGGGYGGVAGTSFAAPLVAGIYALVGEARGTFDPAILDSVIMGTAEPQFSSHSHYSEGAHDFLSVAQQGADLVKSWEAAHATTLVAPASFAFNDTTNRVSSITLSIKNTADTTVQYQLTHISAKTLYTLDQNYTTRGTEEIDAPVQISLSEDTITLSSGESDTIIISASDPQGVDLERLPLWSGWIAINGSDSTRLTVPYLGLAGSLRGAPVFTPGIKSVLARGRFYEGNVGEGSTVLLRGPPDTTVQHTGLSRRSRARVILTHFVLALGSPEAQIYVVLLDICPDAEIKPIALELDLKRSCVPKTSIIQVGEFQTIGQIANSPFRYIGGRSMKELWDGSLSSGQFAPPGRYKLMARALSIQGDRNIPSDWQVAETTEFVVAYEGTGSAGSA; this is encoded by the coding sequence ATGACAGACGCCACTGTTGGCGAAGCCTTGGTCAGAGCTCTCTCCGCTGGCATGACTGTCAGGGTGCGCCAGGTTGGTCCTCATCGCATCACAACAGGCAGCATTGCCAAGTTATCATCATACGGGCCAACTTATACCCTTGACATTAAACCCAGCGTGCTTGCACCGGGGGATGATGTGCGTTCCACGTTATACGGCGGTGGTTATGGAGGAGTGGCGGGCACGTCCTTTGCCGCGCCgctcgtcgccggcatctACGCTCTTGTTGGCGAGGCGCGAGGCACGTTTGACCCAGCTATTCTTGACAGCGTTATTATGGGAACGGCCGAGCCGCAATTCTCGAGTCACAGTCATTACTCTGAGGGCGCCCATGACTTCTTGAGTGTCGCGCAGCAGGGCGCAGACCTTGTCAAGTCCTGGGAAGCTGCTCACGCCACAACGCTTGTCGCTCCAGCTAGTTTCGCCTTCAATGATACGACTAATCGTGTTTCTTCCATTACCCTTTCTATTAAGAATACGGCTGATACTACGGTCCAATACCAACTTACACATATCTCAGCCAAAACTCTCTATACTCTGGATCAGAATTATACTACCAGAGGCACTGAAGAGATTGATGCTCCAGTCCAAATCTCCTTGAGTGAAGATACTATCACGCTTAGTTCTGGAGAGTCTGATACTATTATTATCTCTGCCTCGGATCCTCAAGGGGTAGACCTTGAGCGTTTACCCCTATGGTCTGGCTGGATTGCTATTAATGGATCGGATAGCACTCGGTTAACGGTACCGTATCTCGGTCTTGCGGGGTCACTCCGCGGCGCTCCTGTTTTCACACCAGGGATCAAGTCGGTATTGGCTCGTGGAAGATTTTATGAGGGTAATGTTGGCGAGGGCTCTACCGTGCTTTTAAGGGGCCCTCCAGATACCACAGTCCAGCATACTGGCTTGTCACGTCGCTCTAGGGCCCGGGTGATACTGACCCATTTCGTCCTGGCTCTTGGCTCACCTGAGGCTCAGATCTATGTTGTCCTTCTTGATATTTGTCCCGATGCCGAAATAAAGCCAATAGCTCTAGAGCTAGACCTTAAGAGAAGTTGCGTTCCCAAGACTAGCATTATACAGGTAGGCGAATTTCAGACTATTGGTCAGATTGCCAACTCTCCTTTCCGCTATATTGGCGGCCGTTCTATGAAGGAACTTTGGGATGGCTCTCTTTCATCAGGCCAATTTGCTCCTCCTGGTAGATACAAGCTTATGGCTCGAGCTTTATCTATCCAAGGAGATAGGAATATTCCATCTGACTGGCAGGTCGCTGAGACGACAGAGTTTGTTGTGGCGTATGAAGGTACAGGTAGCGCAGGCTCCGCTTAG
- the SNF1_0 gene encoding Carbon catabolite-derepressing protein kinase, translated as MAVYGAFWRFSCTTILGGVWGFEILTRTNQPAIIKFYGSDARFYSIYMEHLPYPDLAASTWANKAGDFYFTGTSDDAIRVFGTMASAIEYLHGKKIIHNDIKPANIVYDPSRGPVLIDFGLATAFGDPRLRGGTPWYIPAELLTGDCRGPESDVFALGVIMLYMLKKVPLPESTGPQWQIGSIRDDPAPIRRWLDGVAVLQRGLEPNGLEGLVKDTLIARPDERISAKEIVNKQQQTE; from the exons atggccgtgtaTGGGGCCTTTTGGCGGTTTAGCTGCACGACAAttcttggtggtg TCTGGGGCTTCGAAATACTAACGAGAACGAACCAGCCTGCAATTATCAAGTTTTACGGATCAGATGCTAGATTTTACTCTATATATATGGAACATTTGCCATATCCTGATCTTGCAGCTTCAACATGGGCAAATAAAGCTGGAGACTTCTATTTTACGGGCACTTCGGACGACGCAATCCGTGTCTTCGGCACCATGGCCTCAGCGATAGAATACCTCCATGGTAAAAAAATAATCCATAATGATATCAAACCTGCAAATATCGTCTATGATCCTTCACGGGGGCCTGTTCTCATTGACTTTGGTCTTGCTACTGCCTTCGGCGACCCCCGTTTACGAGGAGGAACACCATGGTACATCCCAGCCGAATTGCTAACAGGCGACTGCAGAGGACCCGAGAGCGATGTTTTCGCATTAGGAGTAATAATGCTATACATGCTGAAAAAAGTTCCGTTACCCGAATCTACTGGTCCCCAATGGCAAATAGGATCTATTAGGGATGATCCCGCACCGATAAGGAGGTGGCTTGATGGAGTCGCTGTCCTTCAACGAGGATTAGAACCAAACGGTCTAGAGGGCCTAGTCAAAGACACTCTGATTGCGCGCCCAGACGAAAGGATATcagccaaggagattgtTAACAAACAGCAACAGACA GAATAA